The sequence GGTTGTTCCGGGAAACGCCGAGCACCTCGACCGACATCCAGCTCAACTACTATCCCACGATGTTCGCCGCGATTGGCGCGATGAACGACGCCTCGTTGAAATGGCAGTATCTCGTGGGTGTCCGCCGCGGGCTCGATCTCACGCTGCTGGGAAATGAACCCGTCTCCCCGGATGGCGGTATCATCCATCACGAGGGCCACCACATCTCCTACGCCTCCTATAGTTTCGGGCCGATCGTTTCCCATGCCACGAACCTCGCCCGCGCCGGCATCAGCAGTCCCTACAGTGCCCGGGCGCTCGACCGCCTCAAGCTGGCGGTGGACGCGTGGGCGTGGACCAGCCTCGCCGGGCAGATTCCGACGGTCTTCCAACTGCGTCCCGGCCCGGTCTGGAACACCTCGAAGAGCCCGGGGGACGATCCCGGCCTGACCATCGACTTTGCCAAACGCGTGGCGGAACTGGAAGCCGCGGATCGCGGCGAACCGGATCTGTCCAAGATCACCGACCTCGCCCGCATCGCCGGATCGAAAACCTATGGCCACGTCGATCGGGTTCCGGCCTCGTGGCAGGCACTGATGTCGCCGGAAACCACCCGTCCGCTCACCGGTCACCGCCCCTTCCCCGTCATGGGCGCGGCGATCCACCGCCGCGACGATTGGACGGTGGTCGTGCGCGGCGCGAACACCTCATGGCGCGGGGCCGAGGTCTATGCCGGCCCGGAATGGCCGGGTGCCTACATGGACGAGATCATGCAGGGCGCGCTGTTCATCTTCTCCAAAGGCGCGAACGGCGCACCGCCGAACGTGGTTGACAGCGGCTATGGCACGGACGGCTACGATCCGAACAAGGTGCCGAACGCCTCGTCCGTGCAAATGGACAACGTTGCCCGCGCTGGCCGAGGCAATCCGGACTACATGGGTTCCAACGCGAAGCAGGGCGGCGGTGTGGATCTCGATGACAACGGGATGTGGGCCTGGACGCCCGCGCACTGCCACAAGAGCGCGTTCTTCTTCGGCAACCGCATCACACTGGTGACCCGCGATCTGACGATGAAAGGCGAGGTCGATACCGGGCTGATCCAAACCCGCCTCGCCGATCCCACCGTTTGCCCGCTGGTCATCGACGGCACGGCGCGCACCGCCGATGGCAATTGGACGCTGTCCGGCAAAACCGCCCACACGTTCCTCGACGACAAGGGCACCGGCTACTTCGTGCCAGCCGGCAACCCGGACATCCGGGTCCACCGCGGACTCCAGGAATACACCTACGCCATCCCGGCGAATCTCAAACCGGGGCTCGATCCGAAAGCCCAGCCGCCGATCAAGACCCGCACGGACCTGGCGACGGCGCTACCCAACTACACCCCCACCCGGGCGGCGTTCTCCACCGCGTGGTTCGACCACGGCAAGGACCCGCAGGGAGCCGCCTGCACCTTCACCGTGCTGGTGAAAACCACGGCGGAGGAACTGGAAAAATTCGCGGCCACCATGACCGGGAAGACGCCACCCTTCACGCTGGTCACGAGCAACAGCCTGCACGACTTCCGGGACACGGCGACCGGCACCCGCTGCGTGGCCACCTTCGTGAACGACGCCGCGTTCGAACCAGATGGCATCGTTTCCGTCAACCGTCCTTCAACCCTGATGTGGACGCACAGGGATAAGAAACTGAGCGTCTCCCTGGGCTCCACCGATCTCAAGGACACGCGCCCGTTCGTCATCATGCTGGAAGGCAAATGGCAGCCGAATGGGGCCTCGCCAGAAGGAGCCACCCTCACCCCGGAAGGCGCGAAAACCCGCCTCGAAATCCCCTATAGGAATCAAAATCCGGTGAAACTCGCGCTGAGGCGGCCAATGTAACCGAGTACTCCGCCAATTCCCGTTGGTGCCTTGCCAATCAGCGACGCTCTCACTTTTTCGCACTGGCATGTCCATTTTCCGGATGCTCGTTCGTCGCTGTAGTGAAACCGATGCGGATGCACGGTAGAAATCCCAGACACCATGAGCACCCACACCGCCGCCACTCCGGCCAGCCCGATCACCGCTTCACAGATGTGCGTGAGCCTACCTGTGAAGGACCTTCAGGCCTCGATCGCCTTCTTCAAGGCACTCGGCTTCGCTTTCAATCCGGATTTCAGCAGCGAAAACGCTGCCTGCGTGGCTCTCGGCACGAATTTCCAGGCGATGCTGCTGGATCATCAGATGTTCCGCAGTTTCGCCCCCCGGGACATCGCGGACACCAGCAAGGTTTGCGAAATGCTGGTCGCTCTTCATCTGGAGTCCCGCGCGGCGGTCGATGAAATCGTGCGCCGCGCCGTGGCCCCCGGTGGGGCCAGCCACGATGAGCCGCAGGACCACGGGTTCATGTATGACCACGGCTTCACCGACCTGGACGGGCACGGGTGGGGCGTCTTCCACATGGTTGGCGCGCCGTGCCAGCAGACTTCACCGGGCTGAAAACAAGGCTCCGGGGCCCCTCCGGATCCCCAAAAGAACGGTTCACCGCCAAAAATCCCCGGATTTTGCTGCGAAACGCTGAGATTTTCGGGAGATCCGGCCGTTACATTTCCCACGAAAATCGCCGTAGCCAGTCCGGCTTTCGGCGTTTAGCCTCCCGTCCCGCCCATGAGCCACATTGTCCCCGTCGAGCACAGCGATCCCGTCAACGCGCAGATTCTTTCCATTTCCGAAGACCTGATCGCGGGCTTCCACCGCCACCCGTTCCATGTGATCGCGGAGAAATCCGGCGTCGCCCTGCCGGTGGTGCTGGAGCGCATCCGCGCGATGCTGGAGGGCGGGGTGATCCGCCGGGTGCGCCAGACGCTGCTTTCCACCAAACTGGCCCACGGCGCGTTGGTCGCCTGGCGCGTGCCCGAAGAGAAGCTGAACGCGGCTTTCGACTTCATGGCGAAGGAAGATCCCTTCTCCGGCCACGTGGTGATCCGCTCCACCGACACCGAGGTGTCCGGTTCCGGCTACCGCCTGTGGACGACCCTGAAGGTGCCGGTCGGCGAATCGCTCGACGAACACGCCCAGGTGCTGATGCGCCTTACCGGGGCCGAGGAATACCTTCTCATGCCCGCCAACGGCGTGTTCGCGCTGGGCGTGGGCCATGTCCGCCGCCGCACCCTGGAACCGGGTGACCGCGCGGATGAACCGGGCGTGATGATGACGACCGTTCCCGTCGATTTGACGGAGGAGGAGTGGAACGTGTTGCTCGCCCTCAAGGAAGAGCTGACGCCGGACGAAATCACCGCCAGCCCATGGGATGCCCGCGCGGAGATCGCAGGCGTGAGCTTGGAGCGCTTCTGCGAGGTGGCAGAGACGCTGAACGCCAAGAAGGTGATCGGCCGTTTCTCGACCTTCCTAGAGCACGTGAAACCTTCTTCTACCGGTGAGCGCGTGACCCGATTCAACGGCCTGTTCCACTGGGCGGTGCCGAAGGGCCGCGAGATCGAGGCCGGCGGCGAAGTGGGCCGCCACTACTGCATGACCCACTGCTACTGGCGTGAGGGCGGCCCGCAATTCGGCGACGTCAACATCATGGGAGTGGTCCACGGCACCGAGAAGACCCGCGTGCTGGAGCACAAGGCGGCGATCGACCGCTATCTGGAAAGCGTCGGTATCCCGGTTTCCTACACCAACGTCTTCTGGGGTGGCCGCTCCGAGATCAAGCCGTCCGAGATCTCCCCGAAGGTCTACCACGAGTGGCACGCCAAGCACGCGGAGTGATCACCGCCTGATCTTGAACTTTCGTTCCGGATCCGTCATGGAGAGAGGGTGAAAATCCTCTCTCTTTTCGTCGGCATGCCGCTCGTGTTCGCAGCGGTTTCCTGCGCGCCTTCGCCCGAGGTCCAGGCGACTCGCGCCCTCACCGGAGATCCACACTGGCCGCTGGTGCTGGCGAACACCCAGCGGACGATCCGTCACCGCGAACAACAGGACTTCTGGGCCGCCAATGCTCGCTACACACCGCATTCCTACGATGGTCGCGTGTGGGTGATCCGCGCCTCGGGAGCGTATCCGATCGACCTGCCGGGCGACTTCATCGACCTCGCCGTGCGCAACGACGGCACCGTTCTCGATTACTCGCCTTCACCGAGGCATGAGTCGATCGTGCAGGGACATTGACCCGCAGCCCGATTCTCATGCGGATCGGCCTCCCAACCGCCGGGCCCTCCTGATTGTGCGGCGTAGGCGACAGCCCGAGGTGCAGCCCACCATGAATCCCAGCCACAGGCCCCCGACCACATCGGAGGGATGATGATACACCCCCACCATCCGGCTGCCACCAATGACGATCGCCCCCGCCGTCAACGGAATGCCTGCCCACGGAAGGGCCACCAGCAGGGGCCCGCTTCCCGCGGCGGCGAGCGATGAGTGGCCGGACGGGTAGCTGTTGTAGTCCCCGTGCAAGGTCGGGCCGTTCAGATACCAGGGCTCCACCCCTCTGCGGATCATCTCCCGAGGTCGGACCCTTCCGACCAGCACCTTCAGCCCCCGGCTCACCACGGTGGTGATGCACGCGGCACACACGACCGCCGCCGTCATGCGCAGCAGGACTGCGGACTTCCTGAACCGCTGGACCGCGAGCAGGCCTAGGAGAATGACCAGGGTGAAATAGAAGTCCCCGGCTCGGTTGAAGAACCGGCACGAGGCGATCACCTCGCCAGCCTGAGGTTTGGGGCAATCGCGCAGCGTCCGCGTGATCCAATCCATCCATGGCCGATCCACGGTCCACGCCATCACGATGGAGATTACCAATC comes from Luteolibacter sp. LG18 and encodes:
- a CDS encoding VOC family protein; this translates as MSTHTAATPASPITASQMCVSLPVKDLQASIAFFKALGFAFNPDFSSENAACVALGTNFQAMLLDHQMFRSFAPRDIADTSKVCEMLVALHLESRAAVDEIVRRAVAPGGASHDEPQDHGFMYDHGFTDLDGHGWGVFHMVGAPCQQTSPG
- a CDS encoding Lrp/AsnC family transcriptional regulator, translated to MSHIVPVEHSDPVNAQILSISEDLIAGFHRHPFHVIAEKSGVALPVVLERIRAMLEGGVIRRVRQTLLSTKLAHGALVAWRVPEEKLNAAFDFMAKEDPFSGHVVIRSTDTEVSGSGYRLWTTLKVPVGESLDEHAQVLMRLTGAEEYLLMPANGVFALGVGHVRRRTLEPGDRADEPGVMMTTVPVDLTEEEWNVLLALKEELTPDEITASPWDARAEIAGVSLERFCEVAETLNAKKVIGRFSTFLEHVKPSSTGERVTRFNGLFHWAVPKGREIEAGGEVGRHYCMTHCYWREGGPQFGDVNIMGVVHGTEKTRVLEHKAAIDRYLESVGIPVSYTNVFWGGRSEIKPSEISPKVYHEWHAKHAE
- a CDS encoding phosphatase PAP2 family protein, producing the protein MLEHTTFLKRFRRALRSEFRWMKRCWCRGHLRWLAVSGLVISIVMAWTVDRPWMDWITRTLRDCPKPQAGEVIASCRFFNRAGDFYFTLVILLGLLAVQRFRKSAVLLRMTAAVVCAACITTVVSRGLKVLVGRVRPREMIRRGVEPWYLNGPTLHGDYNSYPSGHSSLAAAGSGPLLVALPWAGIPLTAGAIVIGGSRMVGVYHHPSDVVGGLWLGFMVGCTSGCRLRRTIRRARRLGGRSA